Proteins encoded by one window of Aspergillus puulaauensis MK2 DNA, chromosome 4, nearly complete sequence:
- a CDS encoding putative microtubule binding protein HOOK3 (COG:S;~EggNog:ENOG410PQX0;~InterPro:IPR036872) — protein sequence MDSEHGVSHTEALLAWVNSFDLVGEPKQLVELSDGRIIWDILHDIDPERFPDVTDPKKSNLENLVTIHGRLQYNILDLRKSEGWPRGLDPEPNLIEFAENNSARDAEKLLKLVFFAATITAKGNTASYETYGDAIQKLDSPIQESLQDFLENVEEGQYELDDLARESRESQLVKTIEELKQENSVLREKYDEKDRRVAELEYTENNMKQDLEFLRERIDLLKSGKGEFSKRDFDQKTEEIATLEEQLFIASEQNGKLSIRIDELLREAKDYQAVRDKLDIEKNNYVNANRNAKFAAEQKSKEIEMLQSKNQNLEAEKKELKKQVMEYDVQQQKLNEAFRECKNALARSEREAREISVTKSNVDLDNEELRRRAEGAEKEIHQLKGRIGELEGTDDDYLGSPRSRTPTTGMMTPSVHGNLQKDLEAAGFEESTLSLGEEEHPELINGVEEGPKEEPDKALDEDMAMQEEDKAKLLEEMLKPLEDAKEQLARFISQQTGEGSEAIQQSLEGLTRQISELIDKDHERLAQRAQYIHQQNGQLKLLRDRISELEKAAEETEATDGEEDTVTRERELELQKQIESLTRELALMSSSWYELQGKNSTNNIPTSRYRHGAAGLVDAHKGWLAKQRSAVAGR from the exons ATGGACTCGGAGCATGGCGTCTCCCATACCGAAGCCTTGTTGGCATGGGTCAACAGCTTCGACCTGGTGGGCGAGCCGAAACAATTGGTAGAACTGTCCGATGGAAGAATCATCTGGGACATTCTGCACGACATCGACCCCGAGCGCTTCCCCGATGTGACCGATCCCAAGAAGTCGAACCTAGAGAACCTTGTTACTATACATGGGCGATTACAATACAACATCCTTGATTTGCGGAAATCAGAGGGCTGGCCTCGAGGACTGGATCCGGAGCCGAATCTGATAGAGTTCGCGGAAAACAACTCGGCCAGGGATGCCgagaagctgctgaagcttGTCTTCTTTGCTGCCACTATTACCGCCAAAGGAAACACCGCGAGTTATGAGACATACGGTGATGCCATTCAGAAACTGGACAGCCCTATTCAGGAAAGCCTCCAGGATTTTCTCGAGAATGTGGAAGAAGGACAGTACGAACTGGACGACCTAGCGCGGGAATCACGAGAATCCCAGCTAGTGAAGACAATAGAAGAACTCAAGCAGGAAAACAGTGTGCTACGGGAGAAGTACGATGAAAAGGATAGACGTGTGGCCGAGCTTGAATATACAGAAAACAACATGAAACAAGACCTGGAGTTCCTAAGAGAGCGCATCGATCTTCTGAAATCTGGCAAGGGCGAATTCAGCAAGAGAGATTTCGACCAGAAAACCGAGGAGATCGCGACACTAGAGGAACAACTGTTCATAGCTTCTGAGCAGAACGGCAAGCTCTCGATCAGAATCGACGAACTCCTTCGCGAGGCAAAGGACTACCAGGCTGTACGGGATAAGCTTGACATTGAAAAGAATAACTATGTAAACGCGAACCGCAATGCCAAATTTGCTGCCGAGCAGAAATCGAAGGAAATTGAGATGCTGCAGTCaaagaaccagaacctcgaggccgagaagaaggagcttAAGAAGCAGGTGATGGAATATGACGTGCAGCAACAAAAGCTCAACGAAGCGTTTAGAGAATGTAAGAATGCTCTTGCGCGATCTGAGCGGGAGGCTCGTGAGATATCCGTCACGAAAAGCAACGTCGATTTGGACAATGAAGAGCTCCGGAGGCGCGCGGAAGGCGCGGAGAAAGAGATCCATCAGCTGAAAGGAAGAATCGGTGAGCTGGAAGGGACAGACGATGACTATCTAGGGTCTCCCCGGAGTCGGACTCCTACTACCGGAATGATGACACCGAGTGTCCACGGGAATCTACAAAAGGATCTGGAAGCTGCTGGTTTCGAGGAGTCAACGCTGTCtctcggagaagaagagcaccCTGAGTTAATCAACGGGGTCGAAGAAGGCCCCAAAGAAGAGCCGGATAAAGCACTTGACGAAGACATGGCAATGCAAGAGGAGGACAAGGCCAAGCTACTCGAAGAGATGCTCAAACCGCTCGAAGATGCAAAAGAACAGCTTGCGCGGTTTATATCACAACAGACTGGCGAAGGATCGGAGGCTATCCAACAGTCTCTCGAAGGGCTTACACGGCAGATTTCGGAGTTGATAGATAAGGACCATGAAAGGCTGGCTCAACGTGCACAG TATATTCACCAACAAAATGGGCAATTAAAACTCCTGCGAGATCGAATAAGCGAGCTCGAGAAGGCAGCCGAAGAGACCGAAGCTACTGATGGTGAGGAAGACACCGTTACTAGGGAACGCGAG CTCGAGCTTCAAAAGCAGATCGAGTCTTTAACCCGGGAACTCGCCCTCATGAGTTCATCCTGGTACGAACTCCAAGGTAAAAACAGTACCAACAACATCCCTACCTCGAGATATCGCCAtggtgctgctgggctggtcGACGCCCACAAGGGCTGGCTTGCTAAGCAAAGAagtgctgttgctggtcgATAA
- a CDS encoding uncharacterized protein (COG:S;~EggNog:ENOG410PSNV;~InterPro:IPR037045;~MEROPS:MER0018320;~SECRETED:SignalP(1-20)) has product MNMKLLSGVVALGLLPLALANSILVTYPKDTPDSVIDSAKDSVKQAGGTITHEYSLVIKGFSADAPEAAIQQISTESTEYKPNIEQDQSVSIS; this is encoded by the exons ATGAACATGAAGCTTCTCTCCGGCGTTGTCGCCTTGGGCCTACTTCCGCTTGCACTTGCCAACTCAATCCTCGTCACTTACCCCAAGGACACACCAGACTCTGTCATTGATAGCGCGAAAGATTCAGTCAAGCAGGCT GGTGGCACTATCACTCATGAGTACTCCT TGGTGATCAA GGGATTCTCCGCGGACGCTCCCGAGGCAGCTATCCAGCAGATTTCGACGGAATCGACAGAGTACAAACCAAATATCGAACAGGACCAGTCCGTATCAATCTCGTAA